The region AAGAATGAGCAGGCGCGCTTTTGTAAGCAGCACTTTTATGAGGGCTATGAGTTGCTGCTGTCCACCAGACAAATCGTATGGGTGAGAAGACATAAGCTTCTGATATGTCGTACGAGCAAGAAGTCCTGAAGCTTCTAAGAGAGACTGAATATCCTTGTCTGAATAAGCGCAAGTCTGTTGCCACTGAGCAAGCTCTTTGCCCACACTCTGACAGGTAAAGAGCAGCTCGGGGTCTTGTGGAATATATCCTTGGGATTGTCGAAGCTGGTTGTAGACATAGCCTCTTCTTGGACGAAGAACACCTGCCGCAAGCTTTAGAAGCGTTGATTTACCAGAGCCGTTACCGCCTACAAACGCACGAATTTCTCGCCTAGAGATCTCAAGTGAGCACTTGTTGAACACTAGTTGGTCACTCTGAGGGTATGCAAACGTTACGGCGCTGAACTCGACCACAGGCGAGTTGTCGGCAAAGGTGGAACCTGAGTTCAGCGTGAAGCTACTAGGACAGACCACCTGGCGAGAAGAGCCTTCTGCTTGGAGTGCATTGGGTTTCTCGCCATCGAGGCAGAAACACCTGTCTGCCAAGTGTGCAAACGCAGCAACGTCGTGGGTTGCAACAAGCACGGCAACGTTGAGCTCGCGCGCCACTCGCTCCAGGTGTGCGATAAAGTTCTTCTGCGCAAACGGATCAAGCTGCGAGGTTGGCTCGTCTAACAAAAGCAACTTTGGACGCATGACAAGTGCGGCGGC is a window of Lancefieldella parvula DSM 20469 DNA encoding:
- a CDS encoding ABC transporter ATP-binding protein, with translation MSEHPSYKQNSLESLVNKETILAIQNLSFAYALNPNSKVIEDFSCEVHAGQIGLLLGSTGSGKSTILSLIKPEIAPQGRQDGSIIVCGQDVSTMTQAQSVDAIAFVPQVTSRALVCETPLKELVFGLENRGISEKEMRRRIFETVSFFGMESLLHKRNYELSGGEQQLVALAAALVMRPKLLLLDEPTSQLDPFAQKNFIAHLERVARELNVAVLVATHDVAAFAHLADRCFCLDGEKPNALQAEGSSRQVVCPSSFTLNSGSTFADNSPVVEFSAVTFAYPQSDQLVFNKCSLEISRREIRAFVGGNGSGKSTLLKLAAGVLRPRRGYVYNQLRQSQGYIPQDPELLFTCQSVGKELAQWQQTCAYSDKDIQSLLEASGLLARTTYQKLMSSHPYDLSGGQQQLIALIKVLLTKARLLILDEPTKGLDALTKEAVINLLSRAQAEGATILVATHDMQLISRIADNVSLVFDGQISLTEPTSEFFENSWVWSAE